In one window of Desulforhabdus amnigena DNA:
- a CDS encoding FAD/NAD(P)-binding protein, whose protein sequence is MNNPYLPYPVRIESIVTESEDRNQKTFKLVFLNPEDEAKFKYMPGQFAELSVAGQGEIPIGIASSPTEKGFIKFTVNKVGKVSRYLHNMKAGDIIGVRGPLGNSYPWETLQGKNVVIIGGGFAFTTLRSSIIYMLEPENRPKYGNIDVVYGARFPGLLLYKDELAAWERRDDINMHITVDGTTDPNWKYNVGFVPAVTKAKAPSAENSYAIICGPPIMIKFTLPVLTELGFPPDRIISSLELRMKCGIGICGRCNIGTEYVCKDGPVFTLEKLSTLPNEY, encoded by the coding sequence GTGAACAATCCTTATTTGCCTTATCCTGTCCGGATCGAGTCCATCGTGACGGAATCGGAAGATCGTAATCAGAAGACTTTTAAGCTGGTCTTCCTGAATCCGGAAGATGAAGCCAAATTCAAATACATGCCCGGCCAGTTCGCCGAACTTTCTGTGGCGGGTCAGGGAGAAATTCCCATTGGTATCGCATCTTCCCCCACGGAAAAGGGGTTCATCAAATTTACAGTGAACAAGGTGGGGAAGGTCAGCAGATACCTTCACAATATGAAAGCTGGGGACATCATCGGAGTTCGGGGTCCGCTCGGGAACAGTTATCCCTGGGAAACCCTGCAGGGCAAAAATGTGGTGATCATCGGAGGCGGTTTTGCCTTCACGACGCTGCGGTCTTCGATCATATACATGCTCGAGCCTGAAAACCGGCCCAAGTATGGGAACATCGATGTCGTTTACGGCGCAAGATTTCCCGGCCTGCTGCTGTACAAGGACGAACTGGCGGCATGGGAGCGAAGGGACGACATCAATATGCACATCACCGTAGATGGAACGACGGATCCCAACTGGAAGTATAATGTAGGGTTTGTTCCGGCGGTGACGAAGGCTAAGGCCCCAAGTGCCGAGAATTCGTATGCCATCATCTGTGGTCCTCCCATCATGATCAAATTCACTCTTCCGGTTCTGACGGAGCTCGGCTTTCCTCCCGATCGCATCATTTCAAGCCTCGAGCTGCGTATGAAGTGCGGAATCGGGATCTGCGGACGATGCAACATCGGCACAGAATACGTTTGCAAGGATGGGCCGGTCTTCACGCTGGAAAAATTGTCCACGCTGCCCAATGAGTACTAA
- a CDS encoding (Fe-S)-binding protein, with product MEPLLLTKREKRKLASQYADLCLTCGTCAGGCPVTGVDGLDIRKVVRLALLGLDQEVIDSKFPWVCTMCGRCEYACPMNIDLLTLIRSARSLRARDKVPGVLHKGVAMCLKTGNNVGIPKEDFIFLLQDLGEELAEELPGFEVPVDKKGAKYLFTINSKEPFAEPEDMMYWWRILYAANESWTTTSENWEGVNWGLFTGDDEAMKEIVGRIVKNYKELGCEYLVLPEUGHAYYATRLGLQKWYANEGVKFVSVHDLLKKYIEEGRIKIDKSVHEELTTLHDPCNYGRKSERTFGHGYYEEPRWVTQQCCENYVEMHPNRANNLCCGAGGGAWASPYVEERIFYGRTKAKQIKDTGAKLLIAPCHNCRDQIMKSLRKEYDFMDVEVKYLWELVADSLIIEPREEAEE from the coding sequence ATGGAGCCGTTGCTGTTGACCAAGCGTGAAAAGCGCAAATTGGCGAGCCAATATGCCGACTTGTGCCTGACATGCGGTACGTGTGCGGGAGGTTGTCCAGTCACGGGAGTGGATGGACTGGATATTCGGAAGGTGGTCCGCCTGGCGCTTTTGGGACTGGATCAGGAGGTCATTGATTCCAAGTTTCCCTGGGTATGCACCATGTGCGGACGTTGCGAATATGCCTGCCCCATGAACATTGATCTTTTGACATTGATTCGTTCCGCTCGAAGCCTGAGGGCCAGGGATAAGGTGCCGGGAGTCCTTCACAAAGGCGTAGCCATGTGCCTGAAGACCGGCAACAATGTGGGGATTCCCAAGGAAGATTTTATATTTTTGCTGCAGGACCTTGGAGAGGAGTTGGCGGAAGAGCTTCCCGGGTTCGAAGTCCCCGTAGATAAAAAGGGCGCAAAATACCTTTTCACCATCAACTCCAAAGAACCTTTCGCCGAACCCGAAGACATGATGTACTGGTGGCGTATCCTTTATGCAGCCAATGAATCCTGGACCACTACCTCAGAGAACTGGGAAGGCGTCAACTGGGGTTTGTTTACCGGTGATGATGAGGCCATGAAAGAGATTGTGGGCCGTATCGTCAAAAACTACAAGGAACTAGGGTGTGAATATCTCGTCCTGCCGGAATGAGGGCACGCCTATTACGCGACCAGGCTTGGTCTGCAAAAATGGTATGCAAACGAAGGCGTTAAGTTTGTAAGCGTTCATGATCTTTTGAAGAAATATATAGAAGAAGGCCGCATCAAGATAGACAAATCCGTCCATGAAGAATTGACGACCCTCCATGACCCCTGCAATTATGGCCGTAAGAGTGAGCGCACTTTCGGCCACGGATATTACGAAGAACCTCGTTGGGTGACCCAGCAGTGTTGCGAAAACTATGTGGAGATGCATCCCAACCGTGCGAACAATCTGTGCTGTGGTGCAGGTGGGGGAGCCTGGGCGAGCCCGTATGTTGAAGAGAGGATCTTTTACGGTCGGACAAAAGCCAAGCAAATCAAGGATACAGGCGCAAAGCTCCTGATCGCTCCCTGCCACAACTGCCGCGACCAGATCATGAAGAGCCTGCGCAAGGAATATGACTTCATGGATGTGGAGGTCAAGTATCTTTGGGAATTGGTGGCGGACTCCCTGATCATCGAACCCAGGGAAGAAGCAGAAGAATAG
- a CDS encoding secondary thiamine-phosphate synthase enzyme YjbQ: MFVRELADSDIPLLTTEGTEKISVPFCVDELLSYLARMERINFEMYRIFYGDQAMLETIQVNTSDHAVMVDVTDLISRKVQASGVRSGLCIVYIPHTTAAVTVNEGADPAVAADIINTLDRLVPWRAGYKHTEGNAAAHIKAMLVGGSSQIIIDNGHLVLGTWERIFLCEFDGPRTRKIRIKILED, from the coding sequence ATGTTCGTAAGGGAGTTGGCGGATTCCGATATTCCGTTGCTTACCACGGAGGGCACGGAGAAGATTTCTGTTCCTTTTTGCGTCGATGAACTGCTTTCATACCTGGCCCGCATGGAAAGAATCAACTTTGAAATGTACCGGATATTCTATGGAGATCAAGCCATGTTGGAAACCATACAAGTCAATACTTCTGATCATGCCGTCATGGTGGATGTGACGGATTTGATTTCCCGCAAAGTGCAGGCGAGCGGTGTTCGAAGCGGCCTTTGCATCGTCTATATTCCGCATACAACGGCCGCTGTGACGGTCAATGAGGGGGCGGACCCAGCCGTTGCAGCCGATATAATCAATACACTGGACCGGTTGGTGCCCTGGCGGGCCGGGTACAAACATACAGAAGGGAATGCCGCTGCCCATATCAAGGCGATGCTCGTCGGAGGAAGCAGCCAAATCATCATCGACAACGGACACCTTGTACTGGGTACGTGGGAACGTATTTTCCTCTGCGAATTTGACGGACCCCGAACGAGAAAGATTCGTATAAAGATTTTGGAAGATTAG
- a CDS encoding desulfoferrodoxin yields MAERLQIYKCEVCGNVVEVLNGGAGELVCCGQPMKLLDEKTADTGKEKHVPVVEKTATGFKVKVGSVPHPMEEAHFIQWIELIDENGKAYRQFLKPGQAPEAVFCVDAKTVTAREHCNVHGVWKG; encoded by the coding sequence GTGGCTGAAAGACTGCAAATTTACAAGTGTGAAGTATGTGGAAACGTTGTTGAAGTTCTTAACGGTGGAGCGGGAGAGCTCGTATGCTGTGGTCAACCCATGAAACTATTGGATGAAAAGACTGCCGATACGGGGAAGGAAAAGCATGTGCCGGTAGTTGAAAAGACGGCAACCGGATTCAAGGTAAAAGTAGGGAGCGTTCCTCACCCCATGGAAGAGGCACACTTCATTCAGTGGATCGAGCTGATCGACGAAAACGGCAAAGCGTACCGCCAGTTCCTCAAACCGGGCCAAGCCCCGGAAGCAGTATTCTGTGTGGATGCCAAGACGGTGACCGCGCGGGAGCACTGCAACGTACACGGAGTTTGGAAAGGATAA
- a CDS encoding ferritin, whose protein sequence is MLSERMEKALNEQVNAELYSAYLYLSMASYFRKINLNGFARWMEVQSLEEVTHAMKFYNFINERGEQTILKPLEGPPISWETPLAAFEDAYSHELKVTDLINNLVNLAIEEKDHATNNFLQWFVSEQVEEEASANEVVQKLLLVRDGQGSFFMLDQELGKRMFNIPVGTTIVAGVTA, encoded by the coding sequence ATGCTGAGTGAGAGAATGGAAAAGGCGTTGAACGAGCAGGTGAATGCTGAACTCTATTCTGCTTACCTTTACCTGTCCATGGCCTCATATTTTAGGAAGATCAACCTCAATGGCTTTGCCCGGTGGATGGAAGTGCAATCTCTGGAGGAAGTGACTCATGCGATGAAGTTCTATAATTTTATCAATGAGCGTGGAGAACAGACGATTTTGAAGCCCCTTGAAGGTCCACCCATCAGCTGGGAGACCCCCCTGGCGGCTTTTGAGGATGCTTACAGTCATGAGCTGAAGGTTACTGACCTCATCAATAATCTGGTCAATCTGGCCATCGAAGAAAAAGATCATGCCACCAACAACTTTCTCCAGTGGTTTGTGAGTGAACAGGTGGAAGAAGAAGCCAGCGCCAACGAGGTGGTTCAGAAACTCCTGCTGGTGAGGGACGGACAGGGAAGTTTTTTCATGCTCGATCAGGAACTCGGAAAACGCATGTTCAACATTCCCGTAGGTACAACCATTGTCGCCGGAGTCACTGCGTAA
- the nuoE gene encoding NADH-quinone oxidoreductase subunit NuoE: MLPIEMKKKIVDKIAHAESPREQAIDVMTEMQNYYGYMSDEAMVEAGELLGMTPLELEELATFYNFIYRQPVGKYVIHICDSTVCWMNGYESLLDYLCSLLNVELGGTSSDGLFTLLPVCCLGYCDHAPAMIINREIYGELTPEKIERIIGKLRDRAYSAEKGIGE, from the coding sequence ATGCTTCCGATTGAGATGAAAAAAAAGATTGTCGATAAGATTGCCCATGCGGAAAGCCCCCGGGAGCAAGCCATTGATGTCATGACTGAAATGCAAAATTATTACGGTTACATGAGCGACGAAGCGATGGTGGAAGCCGGGGAGCTGCTGGGAATGACACCTCTGGAATTGGAAGAATTGGCAACGTTTTATAATTTCATTTACCGTCAGCCTGTCGGAAAATATGTCATTCATATTTGCGACAGCACGGTCTGCTGGATGAATGGATATGAATCCCTGCTCGATTACCTCTGCTCGCTGCTGAATGTCGAGCTCGGAGGCACCAGTTCGGATGGGTTGTTCACTCTCCTGCCCGTCTGTTGCCTCGGATACTGTGACCATGCTCCGGCGATGATCATCAATCGGGAAATCTACGGTGAATTGACTCCTGAAAAAATTGAACGAATCATCGGTAAACTGAGAGACCGGGCATATTCTGCCGAGAAGGGAATCGGTGAGTAA
- a CDS encoding complex I 51 kDa subunit family protein, whose amino-acid sequence MYPQVLFRNRKAKRIATLDEYCGGGGYQALGDVLAKYAPKEVCALVEKANLRGRGGAGFPAAKKWEAVPEDGAFPRYLVANSDEMEPGTFKDRVLIHADPHTIIEGVAIAAYAISASKAFIFVRPDYESSAWILENEIEKAKQAGYLGKNILGSGYSLEVIVHRSGGRYICGEGTALLNALMGKRANPKKPPPYPTVEGLWGRPTVVNNIETLANVPHIVRNGPEWFNELSMVEKSGGTKIFSVSGRVKNPGCFELPMGVPLREIIEEHAGGMLPGLEFKTCLPGGASTRFLTPDLLDVRMDFDSMAEVGHRMGTGAIIVFDRKTCLVGATLNLTQFFMRESCGWCTPCREGLPYLKDLLWRIENGEGKEEYIPMIQSMCKHLWNSYCALAPGAASPIESLLTFFEDEVREHIVQKGCPFK is encoded by the coding sequence ATGTACCCACAAGTGCTCTTTAGAAACCGCAAGGCCAAGCGGATCGCTACGCTCGATGAATACTGCGGGGGTGGGGGGTATCAGGCGCTGGGGGATGTCCTTGCGAAATACGCTCCCAAGGAAGTTTGTGCTCTGGTTGAAAAAGCCAACCTTCGAGGAAGAGGAGGCGCCGGGTTTCCTGCAGCCAAAAAATGGGAGGCTGTCCCCGAGGATGGAGCCTTTCCGAGATATTTGGTCGCCAATTCCGACGAGATGGAACCGGGTACTTTCAAGGATCGTGTTCTGATCCATGCCGATCCTCATACGATCATCGAGGGGGTAGCCATAGCGGCCTATGCGATTTCCGCCTCCAAGGCATTCATCTTTGTGCGTCCCGATTATGAGAGCAGTGCATGGATTCTCGAAAATGAAATCGAAAAGGCAAAGCAGGCAGGATATCTTGGGAAAAATATTCTGGGCAGTGGTTACTCACTGGAAGTCATCGTCCATCGCAGCGGCGGTCGCTATATATGTGGGGAGGGCACGGCTCTGCTCAATGCTCTCATGGGAAAAAGGGCCAATCCCAAGAAGCCTCCTCCGTATCCCACCGTGGAAGGGCTTTGGGGACGCCCCACGGTTGTGAACAACATTGAGACCCTGGCTAATGTGCCACACATTGTGCGCAATGGGCCGGAGTGGTTTAATGAACTCTCCATGGTTGAAAAGAGTGGGGGGACCAAGATATTTTCTGTGAGCGGAAGAGTGAAAAATCCGGGATGCTTTGAATTGCCGATGGGGGTGCCTTTGAGGGAAATCATCGAAGAGCATGCCGGAGGAATGCTTCCCGGGTTGGAGTTCAAAACGTGCCTGCCCGGCGGAGCTTCTACTCGATTTTTGACACCGGACCTGCTCGATGTCCGAATGGATTTCGACAGCATGGCTGAAGTCGGTCACAGGATGGGAACCGGGGCCATCATCGTTTTCGACCGGAAAACGTGCCTGGTGGGAGCGACTCTGAATTTGACGCAGTTTTTCATGAGAGAATCCTGCGGTTGGTGCACCCCTTGCCGGGAAGGATTGCCGTATCTGAAGGATTTATTGTGGCGTATTGAAAACGGTGAAGGAAAAGAAGAATATATCCCCATGATCCAGAGCATGTGCAAACATTTGTGGAATTCCTACTGCGCTCTGGCTCCCGGTGCTGCATCCCCCATTGAAAGCCTTCTGACTTTTTTCGAAGATGAAGTGCGTGAGCATATAGTCCAAAAGGGATGCCCCTTCAAATAG
- the nuoG gene encoding NADH-quinone oxidoreductase subunit NuoG, translated as MPRLTIDDFEIEVPAGTKVIEAAERLGIMIPRFCYHKGLGSVGACRVCAVKFLQGPFKGVQMSCMIDAQDGMVVSTTDAEAVAFRKQVIEWLMLNHPHDCPACDEGGHCLLQDETVSGGHGIRRYEGRKRTYHDQYLGPFIAHEMNRCIHCYRCVRFYQEFAGYRDLGTLQIANRVYFGRFQDGRLESPFSGNLADICPTGVYTDRTARYKVRRWDLQRASSLCIHCSLGCNTVAGARYREVLRIEARLNDKVNGYFICDRGRFSYPYASRPDRPRRARAGGNETSMDEAIRAAAQKLSRIRQDAGEKSVACLGSVRSSLETLGALKRLSRIQGWRSASFFENRHVQRKAIDAVSSLDGRLAVSLREIEKSDFILAVGVDPINEAPMLALAMRQAYRKGAAVTVMDPRPISLPLEFEHLPVAPRDLDAGLHALVHGAEGQSSPRLERSRSPVIVCGSQVVRDTTPLKAAECANYIEGLKGQCGLFYVLPGANAFGAAFLSSPEQHAFADMIEEVEKGSIKALIVVESDPLRLFPDAARLKAAFQQLDLLLVIDYLPSQIAQYADVFLPSSTIFETGGSYINQEGRLQFGQAVHRVGMPIRQVSGGSHPPRIYGSEVPGGEPKAAWELLGELSGALAPEGAGFQEEHPWNSLAEENPVLGRLNAKDYPFDGVRVIPERAEGIARAVRPEQRFEPPSEEPLELFLVDWTFGTEELSLYAEVMQQVEAEPLLFMHADDAAKKGLADGDKVAIRLEDGSLEVLLGVRENMGRGVLFLPRHRRIEWQKIKNVSVKVPLEHIEKV; from the coding sequence ATGCCCAGGTTGACGATCGACGATTTTGAGATTGAAGTCCCTGCGGGGACAAAGGTGATTGAAGCGGCTGAACGGTTGGGAATCATGATCCCCCGGTTCTGCTATCACAAGGGGTTGGGGTCCGTGGGTGCTTGTCGCGTCTGTGCCGTAAAATTTCTGCAGGGGCCTTTCAAGGGTGTCCAGATGAGTTGCATGATCGATGCCCAGGACGGCATGGTGGTTTCCACCACGGACGCAGAAGCGGTGGCGTTTCGCAAGCAGGTGATCGAGTGGCTCATGTTGAACCACCCACACGATTGCCCTGCGTGTGATGAGGGGGGGCACTGTCTTCTCCAGGATGAGACCGTTTCGGGAGGGCACGGCATTCGCCGGTACGAAGGCAGGAAACGGACCTATCATGATCAGTACCTGGGGCCGTTTATCGCGCATGAAATGAACCGGTGTATCCATTGCTATCGCTGTGTGCGGTTTTACCAGGAATTTGCCGGATATCGTGATCTGGGAACATTGCAGATTGCCAACCGTGTGTATTTTGGGCGTTTCCAGGATGGGCGCCTGGAAAGCCCTTTTTCCGGGAATCTTGCCGATATTTGTCCAACAGGTGTGTATACGGACAGGACAGCTCGCTACAAAGTGCGGCGTTGGGATCTCCAAAGAGCATCTTCTCTCTGCATCCATTGTTCTCTGGGCTGCAACACGGTGGCCGGTGCGCGATACCGCGAAGTCCTGAGGATAGAAGCCCGCCTCAACGATAAAGTGAATGGCTATTTCATATGTGATCGTGGTCGGTTCAGCTATCCGTATGCCAGCCGCCCCGATAGGCCGCGAAGGGCGAGAGCCGGTGGAAATGAAACCTCAATGGACGAAGCAATCCGCGCGGCCGCCCAAAAATTGTCCCGCATTCGGCAGGATGCCGGAGAAAAATCCGTTGCATGTTTGGGAAGTGTACGCAGCAGCCTTGAAACGCTGGGGGCTCTGAAGCGCCTGAGTCGCATTCAGGGTTGGCGTTCAGCGAGTTTTTTCGAAAATAGACATGTGCAACGCAAGGCCATCGATGCAGTTTCCAGCCTGGATGGCCGGCTTGCCGTCTCCCTTCGCGAAATTGAGAAATCCGATTTTATCCTTGCGGTGGGAGTGGATCCCATCAATGAAGCTCCCATGCTGGCTTTGGCCATGCGTCAGGCCTACCGGAAAGGGGCGGCCGTCACTGTCATGGACCCGAGACCCATATCTCTTCCACTGGAATTCGAACATTTGCCCGTGGCTCCCCGTGACTTGGACGCCGGTCTTCATGCTCTTGTCCATGGGGCGGAAGGGCAAAGCAGTCCCAGGTTGGAAAGAAGCCGAAGCCCCGTTATTGTCTGTGGTTCCCAGGTGGTTCGGGACACGACCCCCCTGAAGGCTGCCGAATGCGCCAATTATATCGAGGGACTGAAAGGGCAGTGCGGCCTTTTTTATGTATTACCCGGCGCCAATGCCTTTGGCGCTGCATTCCTCTCTTCTCCTGAACAGCATGCTTTTGCCGATATGATTGAAGAGGTGGAAAAGGGATCCATAAAAGCCCTGATTGTTGTGGAAAGTGATCCTCTGCGTCTCTTCCCCGATGCAGCGAGGTTGAAGGCCGCTTTTCAACAACTCGACCTGTTGCTGGTAATAGATTATCTCCCCTCTCAAATCGCTCAATATGCTGATGTTTTCCTCCCCTCGTCCACGATCTTTGAAACTGGAGGAAGTTATATCAATCAGGAAGGACGCCTGCAGTTTGGTCAAGCGGTTCATCGTGTGGGAATGCCCATTCGGCAGGTGAGCGGTGGAAGCCATCCTCCCAGGATCTACGGCAGCGAAGTCCCGGGTGGAGAACCGAAAGCCGCCTGGGAATTGCTCGGGGAACTCTCCGGAGCTCTTGCTCCGGAAGGGGCGGGATTTCAGGAAGAACATCCCTGGAATAGCCTGGCGGAAGAAAATCCTGTTTTGGGCCGATTGAATGCAAAGGATTACCCCTTTGACGGAGTCCGGGTTATACCGGAAAGGGCTGAGGGGATTGCCCGGGCGGTCCGGCCGGAACAGCGGTTTGAGCCCCCTTCCGAGGAGCCTCTGGAACTTTTTCTCGTAGATTGGACCTTCGGTACGGAGGAGCTCTCCTTATATGCCGAGGTGATGCAACAGGTGGAGGCGGAACCGCTTCTTTTCATGCACGCTGATGATGCGGCAAAGAAGGGGCTGGCGGACGGCGACAAAGTCGCTATCCGCCTTGAGGATGGTTCCCTTGAAGTTCTTCTGGGTGTTCGGGAAAATATGGGGCGTGGAGTCCTGTTTCTGCCGCGCCACCGCAGGATTGAATGGCAAAAAATCAAGAATGTCTCAGTGAAGGTTCCCTTGGAGCACATCGAGAAGGTATGA
- the rpe gene encoding ribulose-phosphate 3-epimerase — protein MRKLSASILSADFGKLADEVRAVEAAGTDWIHVDVMDGHFVPNITIGPDVVRAVRKVTSLPLDVHLMIEKPERYVEAFVDAGADWLGVHVEACPHLHRTIQSIKELGAKAIVTVNPGTPLMSIEDVLGEVDMVLLMTVNPGFGGQKFISGALPKIRRCRQWIDERNLPVLLEVDGGVNRDTIDALVDAGVDVFVAGSAVFNGGDYAGNIKRLKDRM, from the coding sequence ATGAGAAAACTTTCGGCGTCAATATTGTCTGCGGACTTCGGTAAACTTGCCGACGAAGTGAGAGCAGTGGAAGCGGCCGGGACGGATTGGATCCATGTGGATGTCATGGATGGGCATTTTGTTCCTAATATTACTATCGGACCGGACGTGGTCCGCGCAGTTCGCAAGGTCACCTCGTTACCCCTGGATGTGCACCTGATGATCGAAAAGCCCGAACGCTATGTGGAAGCCTTTGTGGATGCCGGGGCCGATTGGCTGGGGGTCCACGTGGAAGCCTGCCCTCATTTGCACCGCACGATTCAAAGCATCAAGGAATTGGGAGCCAAAGCCATCGTGACGGTGAATCCGGGAACCCCTCTCATGAGTATCGAAGATGTTCTGGGCGAGGTGGACATGGTGCTCCTGATGACCGTGAATCCCGGTTTTGGCGGACAGAAATTCATTTCCGGTGCGCTGCCCAAAATACGCAGGTGCCGGCAATGGATCGATGAAAGAAATCTGCCGGTCCTTCTGGAAGTCGATGGAGGCGTGAATCGCGATACGATCGACGCTTTGGTGGATGCGGGCGTGGATGTTTTCGTGGCAGGTTCCGCCGTTTTCAATGGTGGGGATTATGCCGGGAATATTAAGCGATTGAAAGACCGCATGTAA
- a CDS encoding class I SAM-dependent methyltransferase: MKLNWAERLVVNNPLRVMEQGFEIRWMKRVQELTPDSLVLEVGCGRGAGAGLILGEFHPKAIHAMDLDLKMIRMGNRFLSPEEKSKISMYVGDVLNLPYADNVLDAVFDFGVLHHVPDWQGALREITRVLKPGGIFYVEELYPTLYQNFITKHILLHPTENRFGSRDFKEALTAAKLSLKDSLEVWGVGILAVLAKEN; this comes from the coding sequence ATGAAGCTGAACTGGGCTGAACGATTGGTTGTCAATAATCCCCTTCGCGTCATGGAACAGGGGTTTGAGATTCGCTGGATGAAGAGAGTGCAGGAACTCACTCCCGACTCTCTCGTTCTGGAAGTGGGATGCGGAAGAGGGGCCGGCGCCGGCCTGATCCTCGGGGAGTTCCACCCCAAAGCGATCCACGCCATGGATCTCGACCTCAAGATGATCCGCATGGGAAATCGATTCCTTTCGCCAGAGGAAAAAAGCAAAATCTCGATGTACGTTGGGGATGTTTTAAACCTGCCTTACGCCGATAACGTCCTGGATGCCGTCTTCGACTTCGGAGTCCTGCACCACGTTCCTGACTGGCAGGGTGCATTGCGTGAAATCACAAGGGTTCTCAAGCCCGGTGGAATCTTTTATGTGGAGGAGCTCTACCCTACCCTTTATCAGAACTTCATCACAAAACACATTCTGCTGCATCCCACTGAAAACCGCTTTGGAAGCCGGGATTTCAAAGAAGCGCTGACAGCCGCTAAGCTTTCCCTCAAGGACTCTCTGGAAGTCTGGGGCGTGGGCATTCTCGCCGTATTGGCCAAGGAAAACTGA
- the ubiE gene encoding bifunctional demethylmenaquinone methyltransferase/2-methoxy-6-polyprenyl-1,4-benzoquinol methylase UbiE, which translates to MKSSNSTIPEETTLPPAGSSPSTHFGFLTVPEDEKVNWVRRHFNTVAYKYDFMNTLLSFGTHYIWKRIAIRMMGLQEGDRVIDVCGGTADLALMAAPFIGSSGRVMLYDINWAMMKTGIPKAAATPYADNIMYIQGDAEKIAFADESFDAAMVGFGIRNLTHMEKGFREMYRVLKPGGKFMCLEFSEPVTPWFRSLYDFYSFYIMPGVGKILGGSRHAYTYLPESIRMFPGPEKLKYILEEIGFKKVTYRRLTNGIAVVHVGRKQ; encoded by the coding sequence ATGAAATCTTCTAACTCCACCATACCGGAAGAAACCACTCTCCCCCCTGCCGGTAGCTCTCCCTCGACACATTTTGGATTCCTGACCGTTCCCGAAGACGAGAAAGTCAATTGGGTACGGCGCCATTTCAACACGGTAGCGTACAAATATGATTTCATGAATACCCTCCTGAGCTTCGGAACACATTATATCTGGAAACGGATCGCTATCAGGATGATGGGCCTCCAGGAAGGGGATCGTGTCATCGACGTTTGCGGAGGGACGGCGGATCTTGCCCTCATGGCCGCGCCGTTTATCGGGTCTTCAGGACGTGTCATGCTGTACGACATCAACTGGGCCATGATGAAAACCGGAATTCCAAAGGCAGCAGCAACTCCCTACGCCGATAACATAATGTATATACAGGGGGATGCCGAAAAGATCGCCTTTGCGGATGAAAGCTTCGATGCCGCCATGGTGGGGTTTGGAATACGGAATCTCACACACATGGAAAAAGGCTTCAGGGAAATGTACCGGGTTTTGAAACCCGGCGGGAAATTCATGTGCCTGGAATTTTCCGAACCCGTCACCCCCTGGTTTCGATCCCTTTACGACTTTTACTCATTTTACATTATGCCGGGTGTGGGAAAAATATTGGGGGGATCCCGGCACGCCTATACCTATCTTCCGGAATCCATCCGCATGTTTCCCGGTCCTGAAAAATTGAAATACATTCTCGAGGAAATCGGGTTCAAGAAGGTGACCTACCGCCGGCTTACGAATGGAATCGCAGTGGTCCACGTGGGCAGAAAACAATGA
- the rpmB gene encoding 50S ribosomal protein L28 — MSRKCEFCGKTPQVGNNVSHANNKTKRLWLPNLQSVRHVDKDGTVRRVRACTRCIRSGLVVKPA, encoded by the coding sequence ATGAGCAGAAAATGTGAATTCTGCGGAAAGACCCCCCAGGTTGGCAACAATGTCAGCCATGCAAATAATAAAACCAAGCGGTTGTGGTTGCCCAATTTGCAGTCGGTGCGTCACGTGGATAAAGACGGTACGGTTCGCCGGGTTCGCGCCTGCACTCGTTGCATCCGATCCGGCCTCGTGGTCAAGCCCGCTTAA